In one Parageobacillus genomosp. 1 genomic region, the following are encoded:
- a CDS encoding transposase, with product MFGHPISEGTMAKINREAGGCLVDIRSILHEALLSSPVLHVDEAGFQVREKRHWLYVASNDQAYPKRGKEAMDDIRLLPRYRGTMVHDAWIVYFLLLPRQEVFRKRKRSLLVAF from the coding sequence TTGTTTGGCCATCCGATCAGCGAAGGAACGATGGCGAAGATCAACCGGGAAGCCGGTGGATGTCTGGTTGACATTAGGTCCATTCTCCACGAAGCGCTGTTGTCTTCCCCGGTTCTTCACGTCGATGAAGCAGGCTTTCAGGTGCGGGAAAAACGGCATTGGCTGTATGTTGCAAGCAACGATCAGGCCTATCCAAAACGTGGCAAGGAAGCGATGGATGACATTCGTCTTCTCCCTCGTTACAGGGGAACGATGGTGCACGACGCATGGATTGTTTATTTTCTGCTTCTACCTAGACAGGAAGTTTTCCGCAAGAGAAAACGCTCTCTTCTTGTTGCTTTCTAG